Proteins co-encoded in one Desulforegulaceae bacterium genomic window:
- a CDS encoding nitroreductase family protein — MFFELIRNRRSVRVFKNKPIEPEKIEALKEAALRSPSSRSINPWEFIFTTDKNIIEKLSKSKPHGSSFLKTASLAVTIIADPEKCDVWIEDSSIASIYIQLACESLDLKSCWCQIRKREHNENLEAETYVKDILNIPANYRVLSIIGAGYPDSLPKGHDNSYVKNQIQKIHLDKF, encoded by the coding sequence ATGTTTTTTGAATTAATAAGAAACAGAAGAAGTGTAAGAGTTTTTAAAAACAAACCTATAGAACCTGAAAAAATTGAAGCACTTAAAGAAGCGGCTTTAAGATCCCCTTCTTCAAGGTCTATCAACCCCTGGGAGTTTATTTTTACCACAGATAAAAATATCATTGAAAAGCTTTCCAAATCAAAACCCCATGGTTCCTCTTTTTTAAAAACAGCTTCCCTTGCTGTGACAATTATAGCAGATCCTGAAAAATGCGATGTCTGGATTGAGGACTCCTCAATTGCCTCAATTTACATTCAGCTTGCCTGTGAATCACTTGATCTTAAAAGCTGCTGGTGCCAAATAAGAAAAAGAGAACATAACGAAAATTTAGAGGCAGAAACTTATGTAAAAGATATTTTAAACATCCCAGCAAACTACAGGGTTCTTTCAATTATAGGAGCTGGCTACCCAGACTCTCTTCCAAAAGGACATGATAATTCCTATGTGAAAAACCAAATACAAAAAATTCATCTGGATAAGTTTTAA